The following proteins are encoded in a genomic region of Nicotiana sylvestris chromosome 4, ASM39365v2, whole genome shotgun sequence:
- the LOC104227959 gene encoding uncharacterized protein, translated as MKEKGKATVETDDSFSDFNYSVSSDMPCKKHPSSSSIGICAFCLKEKLVNLVCSECGEQRLSSCSCSDHSSSSNNNNNRKSCTAEVGSVGRISFLLENDKTDQIPHQPEPKKQTSKREKTEQVIFLRRSSSSCVEIKKNSNGFWKIKRLFRKKKKKGCENSNNELDESSEIWVSDALAVSRSRSVCSLRGGGFNDTDESSDYRFSSAKISDVTGGILMDSDEPRKSGFKGTLDSVVPNRSIFPVKESDLDDSAFIDLKLDLSSESKSDFPAAMRLSNGSDNGYGFVHSIGNLRGGNGVFTHSGSCRMSVNEYDRGIKRSGKGNKVWKWIFRQSSGRKSTSNRDDENDILKS; from the coding sequence ATGAAAGAGAAAGGCAAAGCTACTGTTGAAACTGATGATAGTTTCTCAGATTTCAACTATTCTGTTTCATCAGATATGCCATGTAAGAAacacccttcttcttcttctattggaATATGTGCTTTTTGCCTTAAAGAAAAATTAGTTAACTTAGTTTGCTCAGAATGTGGTGAGCAAAGACTCTCTTCTTGTTCTTGCTctgatcattcctcttcttctaataataataataatcgaaAATCATGCACTGCTGAAGTTGGTAGTGTTGGTAGGATTTCATTTTTATTGGAAAATGACAAAACTGATCAAATCCCACACCAACCAGAACCAAAGAAACAAACCAGCAAAAGGGAAAAAACAGAACAAGTAATTTTCCTAAGGAGAAGCAGCAGCAGTTGTGTGGAAATCAAGAAAAACAGCAATGGATTTTGGAAAATTAAGAGGCTAtttaggaagaaaaagaaaaagggttgtgaaaatagtaataatgagTTGGATGAAAGCAGTGAAATTTGGGTTTCTGATGCTTTAGCAGTTTCAAGATCAAGATCAGTGTGTAGTTTAAGAGGTGGTGGATTTAATGACACAGATGAAAGCAGTGATTACAGATTTTCAAGTGCTAAAATATCTGATGTTACTGGTGGTATATTAATGGATTCTGATGAACCAAGAAAAAGTGGATTTAAGGGTACATTAGATAGTGTTGTTCCAAATAGAAGTATATTTCCAGTTAAAGAAAGTGATTTGGATGATTCAGCTTTTATTGATTTAAAATTGGATTTATCATCAGAGTCTAAATCAGATTTTCCTGCTGCTATGAGGCTAAGTAATGGTTCAGATAATGGCTATGGATTTGTTCATTCTATTGGTAATTTGAGAGGTGGGAATGGTGTTTTTACACACAGTGGTTCATGTAGAATGTCAGTGAATGAATATGATAGAGGGATTAAAAGAAGTGGCAAAGGAAACAAAGTGTGGAAATGGATTTTCAGGCAAAGTTCTGGAAGGAAGAGTACAAGTAACAGAGATGATGAAAATGATATTCTGAAGTCTTGA